Proteins from a genomic interval of Paenibacillus lentus:
- a CDS encoding sensor histidine kinase — translation MIKKGIGRQIVLHYFIVVFVTLFMVEVIFAFALRTYYYETIENHMSNHATRTSDFYQKFVKLYAERDPDYFTEMLRTFELDNTELMILNRKGEVMASSTQFQAEKAIQTSDVPQALAGVVGTWVGRQSTGEWAMAVSTPLQVRGENRYIVRYVTSLEDVNAKLLNLTLLSVGVGTAVLALVTLFSIGLANSIVKPINNIRAVSAQMAKGKFDARIKGNYKFELGELASTLNYMAEEIVRSNQIKDDFISSISHELRTPLTGIKGWSETLTSGGFDPEETKIGMQIISKETERLIGLVEEMLDFSKLQQNEMKLVIGRVNLKELLQETMLNVWAKAEQKQIQLKLDDRTERPVIIIGDGNRLKQVFLNLVDNAVKFSNENSWIHLIISLKDSSTALVQVVDSGIGISEEHLGKVSDRFFQVNHNRGGTGLGLAISKQLVELHKGEMQIHSELGAGTTVMVTLPLLEMVGETDSEAVSTENKVSPSMADENKYNRYEGAPEDE, via the coding sequence ATGATCAAAAAAGGGATTGGACGCCAAATCGTCCTGCATTATTTCATTGTAGTATTCGTAACCTTGTTCATGGTAGAGGTCATTTTTGCCTTTGCCTTAAGAACGTATTACTACGAAACGATAGAGAACCACATGTCCAATCATGCTACCCGGACATCGGATTTTTATCAGAAATTTGTAAAGTTATACGCTGAGAGGGACCCGGATTATTTTACAGAGATGCTTCGCACGTTTGAGCTGGATAATACGGAATTGATGATCTTGAATCGCAAGGGCGAGGTCATGGCCAGCAGCACTCAGTTTCAGGCGGAAAAGGCGATCCAGACGAGCGATGTGCCACAGGCGTTAGCAGGTGTAGTTGGCACATGGGTAGGAAGACAGTCTACCGGTGAGTGGGCCATGGCTGTTTCTACTCCGCTGCAAGTCCGAGGGGAGAATCGCTATATCGTTAGGTACGTCACTTCACTGGAAGACGTAAATGCGAAGCTGCTGAACTTGACGCTGCTTTCCGTGGGCGTCGGTACGGCCGTTCTCGCCTTAGTTACCTTGTTCAGCATCGGACTTGCTAATTCAATCGTGAAACCTATTAATAATATCCGAGCCGTGTCTGCCCAAATGGCTAAAGGGAAGTTCGATGCGCGAATCAAAGGCAATTATAAATTTGAGCTGGGTGAACTGGCTTCAACCTTGAATTATATGGCGGAGGAAATCGTTCGGAGTAACCAGATCAAGGATGATTTTATTTCTTCGATTTCTCACGAGCTCCGTACGCCGCTTACGGGCATTAAAGGCTGGAGCGAGACGTTAACTTCCGGTGGCTTTGATCCTGAAGAGACAAAGATTGGGATGCAGATTATTTCCAAAGAGACGGAGCGGTTGATTGGCCTCGTTGAGGAGATGCTCGATTTCTCCAAGCTTCAGCAAAACGAAATGAAGCTGGTCATCGGACGGGTTAATTTGAAGGAGTTGCTGCAAGAAACTATGCTGAACGTCTGGGCTAAAGCCGAGCAGAAGCAAATTCAATTGAAGCTTGACGACCGCACGGAGCGTCCCGTGATCATTATAGGCGACGGAAATCGATTGAAGCAGGTTTTCTTGAACCTGGTGGATAATGCGGTTAAATTCTCGAATGAGAACAGTTGGATCCATCTTATTATTTCCTTAAAGGACAGCAGCACAGCACTTGTTCAGGTGGTAGATAGCGGAATTGGGATTAGTGAAGAGCACCTTGGCAAAGTGAGTGACCGCTTCTTTCAAGTCAATCACAATCGGGGCGGCACAGGATTAGGCCTTGCGATCAGTAAGCAATTGGTTGAGCTGCACAAGGGCGAAATGCAGATTCACAGCGAGCTTGGTGCCGGAACTACTGTAATGGTTACACTGCCTTTGTTGGAAATGGTCGGTGAGACGGATTCTGAGGCGGTTTCTACGGAGAATAAGGTAAGCCCCTCAATGGCGGACGAGAATAAATATAATCGGTATGAAGGGGCACCCGAGGATGAATAA
- a CDS encoding response regulator transcription factor → MSKVLILEDEESIRSFIVINLKRNGFEVIEAADGNEALDRYNSIPDIDIALLDVMVPGIDGFEVCRKIRETNERIGIIFLTAKVQEQDKVYALSVGADDHISKPFSPTELIARIQSLLRRVNVYRENSAKVTFTSGPFTLDLISKQFKKNGQLIELTPTEFSLIQYFLEKENTPLSRDLLLDHVWGKEYMGDPKIVDVNIRRLRQKIENNPSEPTFLQTVWGHGYKWKGEGQ, encoded by the coding sequence TTGAGTAAAGTGTTAATCTTGGAAGATGAAGAATCCATTCGTAGTTTTATCGTGATTAATTTGAAACGAAATGGCTTTGAAGTGATTGAAGCGGCTGATGGCAATGAGGCTTTGGATCGGTATAACAGCATCCCGGATATCGATATTGCTTTACTAGACGTTATGGTTCCGGGAATTGACGGATTTGAAGTGTGTCGTAAAATCAGGGAAACCAATGAACGGATCGGCATTATATTCTTGACGGCCAAAGTACAGGAACAGGATAAGGTTTATGCTTTATCCGTCGGGGCGGATGACCATATCAGCAAGCCGTTCAGTCCGACTGAGCTCATTGCACGTATTCAGTCTCTGCTTAGACGGGTGAATGTGTATCGTGAGAACAGTGCGAAAGTAACCTTTACTTCCGGGCCGTTTACACTCGATCTGATCAGTAAGCAGTTTAAGAAAAATGGACAACTGATCGAGCTCACCCCAACCGAGTTTTCTTTGATTCAGTATTTTTTGGAGAAGGAGAACACGCCGCTGAGTCGTGACCTGTTACTGGATCATGTTTGGGGTAAGGAATATATGGGCGATCCCAAAATTGTTGACGTAAATATTCGCAGACTTCGTCAAAAAATTGAGAACAACCCTTCCGAACCGACCTTCCTGCAAACTGTGTGGGGTCATGGTTATAAGTGGAAGGGCGAGGGTCAATGA
- a CDS encoding type IA DNA topoisomerase, with translation MKTLVIAEKPDMGRTIAAVIEPKAKNNRSYLEGEHYIITWAIGHLLGLAEPDAYDEKYKRWNFGDLPILPKQFKIVPNPKTKDQLKTIGELAKRCDRIVNACDAGREGQYIFALIQQQLKLMQPVKRLWISDLTAESIQKGFDNLYEEAEFENLTQAARARSEADWLIGMNASRAFTTKHRTLLSVGRVQTPVLALIYDRQKEIESFDSLTYYEIKAELEQLDRKYVGTWQGERMTDAQKAAAIADKVRGKQGRISEYEIKDTKEYPFKLYDLTLLQRDANAKYGYSAKKTLDLAQALYERHKIISYPRTNSNYVTEQNIDGMHKALHMLKSSPYQQLAENANPRLVHVNNKSVCNPSRVEDHHAILPTLRRAGTLSKEEQNVYDLVIRRFLSHFYPPAEYKQHSVLTEVEGEAFKTNIKELLSLGWKVCQPEDSRSSGRGKKKAEEEEQEELVNEPFRIEKDEPVQCLEAEVKEKATQPPKAYTEGTLLKAMESAGKQLENEELRDAMKDAGLGTPATRAATIERLKNVGYITMQGKRITVTQKGRTAIELIRHAGVELLTSPEMTGQWERRLYQISKGEAAREKFMDNVKRFTLSIIDKVRVQPKADASLFEMAEEERKGNRSKSARSKTASQTGRRSQKETAAAAGTKKSSTASSPGSMQPLAPCPREGCGGQLIEGRKGYGCTHYKQGCGFVIWKEYAGKNISVSMLSSLVNKGQTQLLSFKQPEGDFKARIVLADSLSGKLELSRVDE, from the coding sequence ATGAAAACGCTCGTAATCGCAGAGAAACCGGACATGGGTCGAACGATCGCTGCCGTCATCGAACCGAAGGCGAAGAACAACCGATCTTATTTGGAAGGCGAACATTACATTATTACCTGGGCGATCGGTCATTTGCTGGGCCTTGCAGAGCCTGATGCTTACGACGAAAAGTATAAGCGATGGAATTTTGGAGATTTGCCGATACTGCCGAAACAATTCAAAATCGTTCCTAACCCGAAAACGAAAGATCAGCTTAAGACGATCGGCGAGCTGGCCAAACGCTGTGATCGCATTGTGAATGCCTGCGATGCCGGGAGGGAAGGACAGTACATATTTGCGCTGATCCAGCAGCAATTGAAACTGATGCAGCCTGTGAAGCGGCTGTGGATTTCCGATTTGACGGCGGAGAGTATTCAAAAAGGTTTCGACAACCTGTATGAAGAAGCTGAGTTCGAAAATTTGACGCAAGCAGCGAGAGCACGAAGTGAAGCGGATTGGTTGATTGGGATGAATGCGTCGCGCGCGTTTACAACCAAACACCGGACGCTCTTATCTGTTGGTCGGGTACAGACGCCGGTGCTAGCGCTCATTTATGATCGGCAAAAGGAGATCGAGAGCTTTGACTCGCTGACGTATTATGAAATCAAGGCGGAGCTGGAACAGCTTGATCGAAAGTACGTGGGAACTTGGCAAGGGGAGCGCATGACGGATGCCCAAAAGGCGGCGGCCATCGCGGATAAAGTGCGGGGTAAGCAAGGTCGTATTAGTGAATATGAGATCAAGGATACGAAAGAATATCCATTTAAGCTATATGATTTGACGCTGCTGCAGCGGGATGCGAATGCGAAATATGGGTATTCGGCGAAGAAGACACTGGATTTGGCCCAGGCGCTCTATGAACGCCATAAAATTATTTCTTATCCCCGAACGAATTCGAACTACGTTACCGAGCAAAATATTGATGGGATGCATAAAGCGCTGCACATGCTGAAGTCAAGTCCATACCAGCAGTTAGCAGAGAACGCAAATCCTCGGCTGGTTCATGTCAATAACAAATCGGTTTGCAATCCGTCGCGAGTGGAGGATCACCACGCGATTCTTCCAACACTTCGACGAGCTGGAACGCTTAGCAAGGAAGAGCAGAACGTATATGATCTCGTCATTCGCCGTTTTCTCTCGCACTTCTACCCACCGGCGGAATATAAGCAGCATTCGGTTTTGACTGAGGTCGAAGGGGAAGCTTTCAAGACGAATATAAAGGAGCTATTATCTTTAGGTTGGAAGGTATGTCAGCCTGAGGACTCTCGTTCAAGCGGCCGTGGAAAGAAAAAGGCTGAGGAAGAGGAGCAGGAGGAGCTCGTTAACGAACCTTTTCGCATCGAGAAGGATGAACCTGTTCAGTGTCTGGAAGCGGAGGTAAAGGAAAAGGCAACTCAGCCGCCGAAAGCTTATACAGAAGGGACATTGCTGAAAGCGATGGAGAGCGCGGGAAAGCAGCTGGAGAATGAAGAGCTAAGGGACGCGATGAAGGATGCAGGCCTTGGCACGCCGGCAACGCGCGCGGCGACGATTGAGCGGCTGAAGAATGTCGGATATATTACGATGCAGGGCAAGCGCATCACCGTGACGCAAAAAGGAAGAACCGCTATAGAGCTTATTCGCCATGCCGGAGTTGAGTTGCTGACTTCTCCAGAAATGACCGGACAATGGGAGCGCAGATTGTATCAAATTTCGAAGGGCGAGGCGGCTAGAGAGAAGTTCATGGATAACGTTAAGCGTTTCACCCTGTCGATCATCGATAAGGTACGTGTACAGCCGAAGGCCGATGCCTCTTTATTTGAGATGGCCGAGGAGGAGCGGAAGGGCAACCGCAGCAAAAGTGCGCGTAGCAAGACGGCCAGCCAGACAGGCAGACGGAGCCAGAAGGAAACGGCTGCTGCAGCGGGTACGAAGAAGTCTTCTACTGCCTCTTCGCCTGGTTCGATGCAGCCATTGGCGCCTTGTCCGCGGGAAGGCTGCGGCGGTCAGTTGATCGAGGGACGCAAGGGGTATGGCTGCACTCATTATAAACAAGGCTGTGGATTTGTAATATGGAAGGAATACGCTGGGAAAAACATATCGGTGAGCATGTTGTCCTCACTTGTCAATAAAGGGCAGACGCAATTGTTATCCTTCAAACAGCCCGAGGGTGATTTTAAAGCTCGAATTGTATTAGCTGATTCGCTGAGTGGGAAGCTTGAATTGAGCAGAGTTGATGAATAA
- a CDS encoding ArsR/SmtB family transcription factor, producing the protein MAYNVKVDVSPIYELISSFIVFTTRKWVNNLDVGIEWLEDIGSRLDMDEKQAFAAAAQFPFTDYDVLYALAVERPSHNVDTFLDDLELATIDVLYHSIKSYIPDLTNDEIQRIRHSYIPLLRKWNNLYFADVAPQYKPLLEEDAAEKATLLHKMDPEALVEYASGGIVLEPDLPIEEVVLVPSIHFRPINTYSFYSRVLLIQYPIDIPEQDEDEPPICLLRLTRALANPERLRLLRYVAIEPKSLLEMMNSLNESEDKLMHHLMRLRVAGLLRVHLVDIDTEKFSIRPDGVAELHMFLESYIRL; encoded by the coding sequence ATGGCGTACAATGTCAAAGTTGACGTTTCTCCAATATATGAACTCATAAGCAGCTTCATAGTATTTACGACCCGTAAATGGGTAAACAATCTAGATGTAGGAATAGAATGGCTTGAAGACATCGGCTCTCGCTTAGACATGGATGAAAAACAAGCTTTTGCTGCTGCTGCACAGTTCCCTTTTACGGATTATGATGTGCTCTATGCATTGGCTGTCGAACGCCCCAGTCACAATGTCGACACCTTCCTTGATGATCTCGAGCTTGCTACAATTGATGTCCTCTATCATAGTATTAAATCCTATATCCCCGATTTGACAAATGATGAAATTCAGCGAATCCGCCATAGCTATATTCCTTTGCTTCGTAAATGGAATAATCTGTATTTTGCGGATGTTGCTCCGCAGTACAAGCCCTTACTTGAAGAGGATGCTGCCGAAAAGGCTACGCTGCTTCATAAAATGGATCCCGAGGCGCTTGTAGAATATGCCTCTGGTGGAATCGTGTTAGAGCCGGATCTGCCGATTGAAGAAGTCGTGCTTGTTCCCTCCATCCATTTTAGACCGATCAACACTTACAGCTTCTATAGCCGTGTCCTACTCATTCAATATCCAATTGATATACCGGAGCAGGACGAAGATGAGCCGCCGATCTGCCTACTAAGGCTGACGCGCGCCCTCGCTAACCCCGAACGCCTACGATTGCTTCGTTATGTGGCAATTGAACCGAAATCATTGTTGGAAATGATGAATAGTTTAAATGAATCCGAAGACAAGCTCATGCATCATCTCATGCGGCTGCGCGTAGCCGGCTTACTTCGCGTTCACCTTGTCGATATCGATACGGAGAAATTCAGCATTCGCCCGGATGGAGTGGCCGAATTACACATGTTCTTGGAATCTTATATCCGGTTATAG
- the thyA gene encoding thymidylate synthase, whose translation MRAYLDLLQDVLEHGTVKEDRTGTGTLSVFGRQLRFDLSEGFPLVTTKRIHLKSVIHELLWFLKGDTNIAYLKENNVRIWDEWADENGDLGPVYGSQWRSWEAPDGRKIDQIANVIEAIKNNPDSRRHLVSAWNVAEVDQMKLPPCHFVFQFYVADGKLSCMLTMRSVDTFLGLPFNIASYALLTHMVAQQCGLEVGEFIWSGGDVHIYSNHLEQVKTQLAREPYELPKLVIKRKPDSIFDYVYEDFEFVGYEHHPTIKATVAV comes from the coding sequence ATGAGAGCTTATTTAGATTTATTACAGGATGTGCTGGAGCATGGGACAGTTAAAGAGGACCGCACGGGAACGGGGACGCTGTCCGTATTTGGACGTCAGCTGCGGTTTGATTTAAGCGAGGGATTCCCGCTTGTCACAACGAAACGAATTCATTTAAAATCGGTAATTCATGAGCTGCTCTGGTTCCTCAAAGGGGACACCAATATTGCTTATCTTAAAGAAAATAACGTTCGCATTTGGGATGAATGGGCGGATGAGAACGGTGATCTCGGCCCGGTCTACGGCTCCCAATGGCGATCCTGGGAAGCCCCGGATGGCAGGAAGATCGACCAAATCGCTAATGTAATCGAGGCGATCAAGAATAATCCCGATTCGCGGCGCCATCTTGTCAGCGCTTGGAATGTGGCTGAAGTGGATCAAATGAAACTGCCACCATGCCATTTTGTGTTTCAATTTTATGTAGCGGATGGGAAATTGTCTTGTATGCTGACCATGCGCTCGGTAGATACTTTTCTGGGACTTCCGTTCAACATTGCGAGTTATGCCCTTTTGACACATATGGTGGCTCAGCAGTGCGGATTGGAAGTAGGAGAGTTTATTTGGTCCGGCGGAGATGTTCACATTTATAGCAATCATTTGGAGCAGGTGAAGACGCAGCTGGCACGGGAGCCATATGAACTGCCTAAGCTAGTCATTAAACGTAAGCCGGATTCAATATTTGATTATGTCTATGAGGATTTCGAATTTGTCGGTTATGAGCATCACCCAACGATTAAGGCAACGGTTGCTGTATAA
- a CDS encoding dihydrofolate reductase, with product MGISLIWAMDRNGLVGKGNDLPWRLPNDMNFFKQQTKGKTVVMGRKTWESLRVKPLPGRRNIVLTGDRSYEAEGAEVVHAVEEILNIAGDGELMIIGGGSVYGQFIPYADRLLVTRIDEKFEGDVHFPSFDWSQFALVEEIPGLRDEKNLYDHRFMIYERR from the coding sequence ATGGGGATATCGTTAATTTGGGCGATGGATCGGAACGGCTTAGTTGGTAAAGGCAATGATTTGCCCTGGAGATTACCTAACGATATGAATTTCTTTAAACAGCAGACCAAAGGCAAGACGGTCGTTATGGGCCGGAAAACCTGGGAATCTTTAAGAGTCAAGCCGCTGCCCGGGCGTCGCAACATCGTGCTTACCGGTGATCGATCGTACGAAGCAGAAGGGGCTGAAGTGGTACACGCTGTGGAGGAGATCCTAAATATTGCAGGAGACGGGGAACTGATGATTATCGGAGGCGGCAGCGTGTATGGACAGTTTATTCCCTATGCAGATCGTTTGCTGGTTACCCGAATCGATGAAAAATTCGAGGGAGACGTTCATTTTCCTTCATTCGATTGGTCGCAGTTCGCATTGGTCGAAGAGATTCCAGGGCTTCGGGATGAAAAAAATTTATATGATCATCGATTTATGATCTATGAGCGCCGCTAG
- a CDS encoding HAD family hydrolase yields MSLRQQIIFDLDDTLIHCNKYFEEILSRFASQLLEWLDTERLTTEAILAKQTEIDIAGVKKVGFVSSHFVESLIDTYRYFCSVIGRDTNLAEEECLAQLGMSVYDQEVEPYPDMEETLNVLSEQGHELNLYTGGDDLIQQRKIDRMKLSAYFEDRIYIRTHKNAEALEEILQSRPFDRNNTWMIGNSLRTDIAPALTAGINTIYIKHPKEWSYNLIDLKKDTNTSMYTISSLEQVPGIIAESLAMIVQKNIQ; encoded by the coding sequence TTGAGTTTACGACAGCAAATTATTTTTGATTTAGATGATACGCTGATCCACTGTAATAAATATTTCGAGGAAATATTGAGTCGTTTCGCAAGCCAGCTTTTGGAATGGTTGGACACTGAGCGTCTCACGACCGAAGCAATCCTCGCTAAGCAAACGGAAATTGATATTGCAGGCGTGAAGAAAGTTGGTTTCGTAAGCAGTCATTTTGTGGAGTCGCTCATTGATACTTACCGGTATTTCTGCTCTGTTATCGGCAGAGATACAAATTTGGCAGAAGAAGAGTGTTTAGCACAGCTCGGAATGAGCGTTTATGACCAAGAGGTTGAGCCTTATCCCGACATGGAGGAGACGCTTAATGTATTAAGCGAACAAGGCCATGAGCTTAATCTATATACGGGTGGTGATGATCTCATTCAGCAGCGCAAAATCGATCGCATGAAACTATCGGCTTATTTTGAAGATCGTATATATATCCGTACGCATAAAAATGCTGAAGCGTTGGAAGAAATTTTACAATCGCGCCCGTTTGATCGGAATAACACTTGGATGATTGGTAACAGCCTGCGCACTGACATTGCACCTGCGCTTACTGCCGGAATTAACACGATTTATATTAAGCACCCGAAAGAGTGGTCGTACAATCTTATTGATCTAAAAAAAGACACAAACACGTCCATGTACACAATATCCTCCCTAGAGCAAGTGCCCGGCATTATCGCCGAGAGCCTGGCCATGATTGTTCAGAAGAACATACAGTAG
- a CDS encoding phosphonate ABC transporter ATP-binding protein translates to MIKVNNLKKSVEGNTKEVLHGISAEFEAGEMIGVVGPSGSGKSILLQCLALRESWNDGDYTWDDKTIIRGGGKGARKYRSKCAYLEQNPTLNPEKTALKNVLIGQAGQTSLLRRLTGMVRSDDYMGAMDELEKFGLLDKAHLKAGNLSGGERQRVAICRALVHGAGFIAADEPVIGLDPHSADKVMATLKNLCTEQGKTVVAALPIELAERFCTRIWGIYDGELKLDIKGRRLTGEEKRQIDLA, encoded by the coding sequence ATGATTAAGGTGAATAACCTCAAGAAATCGGTAGAAGGTAATACCAAAGAAGTACTGCACGGGATTAGCGCGGAATTTGAAGCCGGCGAAATGATCGGAGTCGTTGGGCCTAGCGGCAGCGGCAAAAGTATACTGCTCCAGTGCCTTGCTCTTCGTGAGAGCTGGAATGATGGGGATTACACCTGGGATGATAAAACAATCATTCGCGGGGGCGGAAAAGGAGCGAGGAAATATCGCTCAAAGTGCGCATACTTGGAACAAAACCCAACATTGAATCCCGAGAAGACAGCATTGAAAAACGTGCTGATCGGACAAGCCGGGCAAACCTCGCTGCTTCGGCGCCTGACAGGCATGGTTCGTTCGGATGATTATATGGGAGCTATGGACGAGCTAGAGAAGTTCGGACTGCTAGACAAAGCGCATCTGAAAGCTGGCAATTTAAGCGGTGGAGAGCGACAGCGCGTCGCTATATGTCGGGCGCTCGTGCACGGCGCGGGTTTTATCGCTGCGGATGAGCCTGTCATAGGTCTTGATCCTCATTCCGCGGATAAGGTGATGGCAACGCTCAAAAATTTATGCACGGAGCAAGGAAAGACAGTCGTCGCTGCTCTGCCGATTGAGCTGGCCGAGCGGTTCTGTACTCGGATTTGGGGCATATATGATGGAGAGCTCAAGCTTGACATCAAGGGAAGACGACTTACGGGAGAAGAGAAGCGGCAAATCGATTTAGCATGA
- a CDS encoding MFS transporter — MEFQQKRLISPVFILIMVVIVAGLSQGLLLPVLSIFMEERGISSSVNGLHAAALYIGSFGMSLIAVKVLNRIGFKKLILGGLALVTIAFPLFPLISSLEVWFILRLLVGIGDNALHFASQLWMLLITPPHQRGKNISIYGMSYGIGFSIGPLAIKLLPFGRLVPFLLLAILFALVALLVYLKMPDTVPDKMNEEQEQAPGQHKVTRIYRLAWFALIPSLLYGYMEAAMNSNFPIYGLRTGLTAGQISTLLPFFGIGGLILQLPLGYLSDRYGRKMILMIAGSLGGLLFIIVPLIGSHYFGLMLIFMVTGGLVGSFFSLGLAYAADILPRHLLPTANVIASIHFNLGSIIGPNLGGIAMHFGSAGLLFVFLGLFYLVFTISGFVFRPDRRINQQI; from the coding sequence ATGGAGTTTCAACAAAAGCGTTTGATTTCGCCTGTGTTTATTCTCATTATGGTAGTTATCGTCGCTGGCTTGAGCCAAGGACTGCTGCTGCCTGTATTATCGATTTTTATGGAAGAGAGAGGGATTTCCTCCTCGGTAAATGGATTGCATGCGGCTGCGCTATATATCGGTTCTTTCGGCATGTCACTGATTGCGGTCAAAGTACTCAATCGCATCGGCTTCAAGAAATTGATTCTCGGAGGATTGGCGCTTGTCACAATCGCATTTCCGCTATTTCCCTTGATTTCCAGTCTTGAGGTTTGGTTTATCCTTCGATTACTCGTTGGGATCGGGGATAATGCGCTGCATTTTGCCTCCCAGCTTTGGATGCTGCTCATCACGCCCCCGCATCAACGAGGCAAGAATATTTCAATTTACGGCATGTCATATGGGATCGGCTTCAGTATTGGACCGTTAGCCATAAAACTACTGCCATTCGGGCGACTTGTTCCATTTCTCCTGCTCGCTATTCTTTTTGCTTTGGTTGCGCTGCTCGTTTATTTGAAAATGCCAGATACAGTGCCTGACAAAATGAACGAGGAACAGGAGCAAGCGCCCGGCCAACACAAGGTTACCCGAATATATCGTTTGGCTTGGTTTGCGCTTATTCCATCGCTATTGTACGGCTATATGGAAGCGGCCATGAACAGCAACTTTCCGATATATGGGCTCCGTACTGGACTGACTGCAGGACAAATATCGACCTTACTACCGTTCTTCGGGATCGGCGGATTGATTCTCCAATTGCCGCTTGGTTATTTAAGCGATCGGTATGGTCGAAAAATGATTCTCATGATCGCTGGCAGCTTAGGCGGTTTGCTATTTATCATCGTACCTTTAATAGGTAGTCATTATTTCGGATTGATGCTGATTTTCATGGTTACTGGAGGCTTGGTCGGCTCCTTTTTCTCTCTGGGACTGGCTTACGCTGCGGATATTCTCCCACGCCACCTGCTTCCTACGGCTAACGTGATCGCTTCTATTCATTTTAATCTTGGTAGTATTATCGGCCCGAATTTAGGCGGGATAGCCATGCATTTTGGTTCGGCTGGATTATTATTTGTATTTTTAGGGTTGTTTTATTTAGTATTTACAATATCAGGTTTTGTTTTCCGTCCAGATAGAAGAATAAATCAGCAAATATGA